A section of the Gallus gallus isolate bGalGal1 chromosome 4, bGalGal1.mat.broiler.GRCg7b, whole genome shotgun sequence genome encodes:
- the FMR1NB gene encoding fragile X mental retardation 1 neighbor protein, which translates to MEINDAKLIMLQEGIGTHLAWSYVILILLHSINSSFTSPTHHALEKNEVAASKFITKLKDASEALLNFFRPVTCRYKEKHSLVPCHVGGSINATECLENRCCPSKGNHELKCYIPFKDDLQLTFRLFLLGAVGFLILGCLPLCCCACLQRSQCANPLRRANKKIEQIVQNKRASSEEMHSLLPN; encoded by the exons ATGGAGATAAATGATGCGAAATTGA TAATGCTGCAAGAAGGAATTGGCACTCATCTAGCATGGAGCTATGTCATACTGATACTGCTTCATAGCATCAATTCAA GTTTTACATCACCAACTCatcatgctttggaaaaaaatgaagtggcaGCCAGCAAATTTATCACGAAACTGAAAGATGCATCTGAAGCTCTTTTAAACTTCTTCAGGCCAGTGA cttgccGATACAAAGAAAAGCACTCCTTAGTCCCTTGTCATGTAGGAGGGAGCATTAATGCAACAGAATGCTTGGAAAATAGATGTTGTCCTTCCAAAGGCAACCATGAACTGAAATGTTATATCCCATTTAAAGACG ATCTGCAACTGACGTTTCGACTGTTTTTGCTTGGGGCGGTAGGATTTTTAATTTTGGGTTGTCTACCATTATGTTGCTGTGCCTGCTTGCAGAGGAG TCAATGTGCTAATCCTTTGcgaagagcaaacaaaaaaatagaacaaattgTGCAGAACAAGAGAGCAAGTAGTGAAGAAATGCATAGCTTGTTACCGAATTGA